Proteins from a genomic interval of Sphingobacterium lactis:
- a CDS encoding IS3 family transposase, with the protein MGIRLICGLFGRTRHAYYDRQWRVQDVGLKDEIILQHVLRIRSEQKRIGTRKLLHMLAGPLQEHGIRIGRDYLFALMREHSLQIRVRKRKAVTTDSRHWMKKYRNLIKELAVERPEQVWVSDITYVQLNRRWGYLSLVTDAYSRKIVGWAFRGDLSAQGCIDALQMALQQRQYPGKGLIHHSDRGSQYCSKGYVDILRTNGIGVSMTENGDPYENAIAERVNGILKAEFDLYASQSGLRETTRKIRENIRVYNNLRPHASCDYLTPEQAHMRSGALRKRWRPKKYPIVQKEFV; encoded by the coding sequence ATGGGGATCCGTTTGATCTGCGGACTGTTTGGCAGAACAAGGCATGCGTACTATGACCGCCAGTGGCGGGTGCAGGATGTCGGACTGAAGGACGAGATCATCCTGCAGCACGTGCTGCGGATACGCAGCGAACAGAAGAGGATCGGTACCCGGAAGCTGCTCCATATGCTCGCCGGCCCCCTGCAGGAACATGGGATCAGGATCGGCCGCGACTATCTCTTCGCCCTGATGAGGGAGCATTCCCTACAGATCAGGGTCAGGAAGAGGAAGGCGGTCACCACCGATTCGCGGCACTGGATGAAGAAGTACAGAAACCTGATAAAGGAACTTGCGGTCGAGCGCCCCGAGCAGGTCTGGGTAAGCGACATCACCTATGTACAGCTCAACCGGCGCTGGGGATATCTGAGCCTGGTCACCGATGCCTATTCCAGAAAGATAGTGGGCTGGGCGTTCAGGGGCGACCTCTCGGCACAGGGATGTATCGATGCCCTGCAGATGGCACTGCAGCAGAGGCAGTATCCGGGAAAGGGACTCATACACCACTCCGATCGGGGTTCGCAGTACTGTAGCAAAGGCTATGTGGATATCCTACGCACCAACGGGATCGGGGTCAGCATGACCGAGAACGGGGATCCCTATGAGAATGCGATAGCCGAACGGGTGAACGGCATACTGAAGGCGGAGTTTGACCTCTACGCATCACAGAGTGGCCTGAGGGAGACCACAAGAAAGATCAGGGAGAACATCAGGGTATACAACAACCTAAGGCCCCACGCGAGCTGTGATTACCTCACACCTGAACAGGCACATATGAGGTCAGGTGCGCTGAGAAAGAGATGGAGACCGAAAAAATATCCAATAGTGCAGAAAGAGTTTGTATAG
- a CDS encoding transposase — METIEREFEFAERTSKKQPFDKRLILHMLDQIELGVPRRDLMEQYGVSEVSLIRWMKKFGRQPIGAKRYTTELKRSVIRAVQDGMSAYRAGNTFDISCGTVSRWVREYKGKNTELSSPEPDDMANKKPVDPKEAEILALKKALEYANLKIRALDTMIDIAEEQLKIDIRKKSGAKRS; from the coding sequence ATGGAAACAATAGAAAGAGAGTTTGAGTTCGCTGAGCGGACCAGTAAGAAGCAGCCATTCGACAAGCGTTTGATCCTCCACATGCTGGATCAGATCGAACTTGGGGTCCCCCGCCGGGACCTGATGGAACAGTACGGTGTCTCCGAAGTGAGCCTGATCCGCTGGATGAAGAAGTTCGGGCGACAGCCCATTGGGGCAAAGCGGTATACCACCGAGCTGAAGCGTTCAGTGATCAGGGCGGTCCAGGACGGGATGAGCGCCTACCGGGCGGGGAACACCTTTGATATCTCCTGCGGTACGGTCTCCAGATGGGTCAGGGAATATAAGGGGAAAAATACCGAACTTAGTTCCCCAGAACCCGATGATATGGCCAACAAGAAACCCGTAGACCCCAAAGAGGCAGAGATCCTGGCCCTGAAGAAGGCCCTGGAATATGCAAACCTGAAGATCAGGGCATTGGATACCATGATCGATATTGCCGAGGAACAGCTCAAGATCGACATCAGAAAAAAGTCTGGTGCCAAGCGGTCGTAA
- a CDS encoding DUF6298 domain-containing protein: MKILKIHTLFFEIGKFAIWFCFLSGIGLVHAQVQPPLSLSKEGKLVYAADSMGNHIPDFSHAGYAGGNVAIPKIASKIFVPVQNGDATAKIQAAIDYVAKLPLDKNGFRGAVQLGVGEYKVSGSLKIQHSGIILRGAGFGNDGTTILGKGFTRETLLQIHGENDVQLTDSTAIIDQYTPVGSLKITVNQASVFKVGDRIQITRPATAEWINALGTDHFGGGITSLGWKPGQREIYWDRMITEIEDGVITLDAPLTTALDHRFGGGYVQKINWPGEIQHVGVEGLRLMSTYDKNNLKDEDHRWMAITLANISNGWVRQVEFHHFAGSAVYALSSASKVTVEDCISLDPISEFAGQRRRTFFTNGQQILFQRCYSENGYHDFAVGFMAAGPNAFVQCQAIGSLDFSGAVDSWASGVLFDVVQIEDNALSFKNRGQDGQGAGWSAANSVFWQSTASLIENFQPPTAQNWAFGTWSQFQGNGYWDQSNEHIKPRSLYYAQLEERLGPEIGNRKILLPVLSEASSSPSVEVAAALTKEALQPTMQLIDFIRNAGTRTPISGGASPIKSIDDIDWERPEESKTVAPLLLKAGLLQRNNAIQVGQKTDVQWWSGNARRYATAKSKVHVTRFVPGEEGMGLTDNLDEVADFMQRNHILVLDHNYGLWYDRRRDDHERIRRIDGDVWPPFYELPFARTGQGTAYDGLSKYDLTKYNHFYWDRLGAFAKLADEHQLILIYQHYFQHNILEAGAHYTEFPWRTANNINEVGFPEPAPYAGDKRIFMAEQFYDVNNTTRRAIHRSYIRKSLDNFKNSTGVIHSISAEYTGPLHFVEFWIDVIKEWKAETGKNPLISLSTTKDVQDAILNDPIRSKEVQVIDIRYWHYQADGSVYAPLGGQNLAPRQHARLMKPKKTSPEQVYRAVSEYRTKFPDKAVVYHSSNYPEMAWAIFMAGGSMAGIPNIEAENFEQEAASMKPENINGLWVLKNAKGKIIYAENSVGLVDLVNDLKGKFTVTYIDPKTGATLAKETNHAKNLSLNPTILQRAVVLWISK, encoded by the coding sequence TTGAAAATTTTAAAAATACATACACTCTTTTTCGAGATTGGTAAGTTTGCTATTTGGTTTTGTTTCCTGAGCGGAATTGGGCTTGTGCATGCTCAAGTTCAGCCACCTTTATCCCTATCCAAGGAAGGTAAACTGGTTTACGCTGCGGACTCTATGGGTAACCATATCCCTGATTTTTCTCATGCAGGCTATGCGGGAGGGAATGTTGCAATTCCAAAGATTGCATCCAAGATCTTCGTTCCGGTCCAAAACGGTGATGCCACTGCAAAAATTCAGGCAGCCATTGATTACGTCGCCAAATTGCCATTGGATAAAAATGGCTTTCGTGGTGCTGTACAATTGGGTGTGGGGGAATATAAAGTTTCAGGTTCGTTGAAAATTCAACACTCCGGTATTATTCTCCGTGGTGCTGGCTTTGGGAATGATGGGACGACTATTTTGGGTAAAGGCTTTACGAGAGAAACACTGCTTCAAATACACGGAGAAAATGATGTTCAACTTACCGATTCCACAGCGATCATAGACCAGTACACACCTGTTGGTAGTTTAAAAATCACCGTTAATCAAGCATCTGTATTTAAAGTAGGAGATCGAATTCAAATTACGAGACCGGCGACTGCGGAATGGATAAATGCATTAGGAACAGATCATTTCGGTGGAGGGATTACGTCACTGGGCTGGAAACCTGGGCAACGTGAGATTTACTGGGATCGCATGATAACTGAAATAGAGGATGGAGTAATAACTTTGGATGCACCATTGACTACGGCATTAGATCACCGGTTTGGAGGCGGATACGTCCAAAAAATCAATTGGCCAGGAGAAATCCAACATGTTGGTGTTGAGGGTTTACGCTTAATGTCAACTTATGACAAGAATAATTTAAAGGATGAGGACCATCGATGGATGGCTATAACTTTAGCGAATATTTCCAATGGTTGGGTTCGACAGGTTGAATTTCATCATTTTGCAGGATCAGCAGTCTATGCTCTAAGTTCTGCAAGCAAAGTTACAGTCGAAGATTGCATTTCTTTAGATCCAATATCTGAATTCGCAGGTCAGCGCCGGAGGACATTTTTTACCAATGGGCAGCAGATTCTTTTTCAGCGCTGTTATTCGGAAAATGGTTATCATGATTTTGCAGTTGGATTTATGGCCGCTGGCCCGAATGCATTTGTGCAGTGCCAAGCTATAGGATCTTTGGATTTTAGTGGAGCAGTCGATAGTTGGGCATCAGGGGTCCTTTTTGATGTTGTACAAATCGAGGATAACGCATTAAGTTTTAAGAATAGGGGCCAAGATGGGCAAGGAGCGGGATGGTCGGCCGCAAATTCTGTTTTTTGGCAATCAACAGCTTCTCTGATTGAAAATTTCCAACCACCAACCGCTCAAAATTGGGCGTTTGGTACGTGGTCACAGTTCCAAGGCAACGGTTATTGGGATCAATCCAATGAACATATCAAACCGCGCAGCTTGTATTATGCGCAGTTGGAAGAACGTTTGGGACCCGAGATTGGCAACCGGAAGATTTTACTTCCTGTTTTATCAGAAGCCTCCAGCAGTCCTTCCGTAGAAGTGGCAGCAGCTCTTACAAAAGAAGCCTTGCAACCCACTATGCAACTAATTGACTTTATAAGAAACGCAGGGACTAGAACACCAATTTCAGGAGGGGCTTCCCCTATTAAATCAATTGATGATATAGATTGGGAGAGACCGGAAGAAAGCAAAACGGTAGCTCCGCTACTTTTGAAAGCTGGTCTCTTGCAACGGAATAATGCTATACAGGTTGGTCAGAAGACGGATGTCCAATGGTGGAGTGGAAATGCTAGACGATATGCTACAGCCAAATCTAAAGTACATGTAACTCGGTTTGTTCCCGGAGAGGAAGGAATGGGGCTAACAGATAACTTGGATGAAGTCGCTGATTTCATGCAAAGAAACCACATTCTGGTATTGGATCATAATTATGGGTTATGGTATGATCGCCGTCGTGATGACCATGAGCGTATCCGTCGAATCGACGGAGATGTATGGCCTCCGTTCTATGAACTGCCCTTCGCAAGAACTGGTCAAGGAACTGCTTATGATGGCCTTTCAAAGTATGACCTCACCAAATACAATCATTTTTATTGGGATAGATTAGGGGCCTTCGCTAAGTTAGCGGATGAACATCAACTGATACTTATATATCAGCATTATTTCCAACATAATATTCTTGAAGCAGGTGCGCATTATACAGAGTTTCCATGGAGAACAGCCAATAATATAAATGAGGTTGGATTTCCTGAACCTGCACCCTATGCTGGTGATAAGCGTATTTTTATGGCAGAACAATTCTATGATGTAAATAATACAACCAGACGGGCTATCCACCGCTCGTATATACGGAAATCGTTAGATAACTTCAAAAATAGCACGGGGGTTATCCACTCCATCAGTGCCGAATACACGGGACCTTTGCATTTCGTTGAATTCTGGATTGATGTGATCAAAGAATGGAAAGCGGAAACCGGTAAAAATCCACTGATTTCCCTCAGTACCACTAAAGATGTTCAGGATGCAATTCTCAATGATCCAATCCGTTCCAAAGAAGTCCAGGTCATTGACATTCGGTATTGGCATTACCAGGCGGACGGATCAGTCTATGCACCCTTGGGCGGTCAAAATCTAGCACCTAGGCAACATGCTAGATTGATGAAACCAAAGAAAACATCCCCAGAGCAGGTTTATAGAGCGGTTTCAGAATATCGAACCAAATTCCCGGATAAAGCTGTAGTGTACCACAGTAGTAACTATCCAGAAATGGCATGGGCAATTTTCATGGCAGGCGGTTCAATGGCGGGTATTCCAAATATTGAAGCTGAGAATTTTGAACAGGAAGCTGCCTCAATGAAACCTGAAAATATAAATGGCCTATGGGTATTGAAAAATGCAAAGGGCAAAATCATTTATGCAGAAAATTCAGTTGGCTTGGTCGACCTTGTTAACGATTTGAAGGGAAAATTTACTGTTACGTATATTGATCCTAAAACTGGAGCAACCCTCGCCAAAGAAACCAATCATGCGAAAAATCTATCACTAAATCCAACCATTCTTCAGCGTGCTGTGGTGTTGTGGATTTCAAAATAA
- a CDS encoding glycoside hydrolase family 140 protein, giving the protein MMNLLRQSIFASLISCSVISCATPEQSNSMQALKVSENGRYLTLADGEPFFWLGDTGWLLFNKLDREEAENYLEDRKGKGFNVIQAMVLHTVPSVNSYGDSSLVAGDLSKPKITPGSNPDQEEEYDYWDHVDFIIDKAAEKGLYMAVVPVWGTPVKDGKVTAAQAKAYGTFLANRWKDKSNIIWLNGGDIKGSDGKEVWLDLGKTIKSIDKNHLMTFHPRGRTASSDWFHQEPWLDFNMVQSGHRRYDQDTSAKEKKHYGEDNWRYMEDDWALKPARPTIDGEPSYEGIPHGLHDVNEKRWGDADVRRYGYWSVFAGAFGYTYGQNSVMQMHSAADTTTAFGSNELWTVGLQAPGASQMKYLKELMESRKDYFNRIPDQSLIAENGSKYDRLVATRTDSYALIYNYTGREMKINMGKIQGDNVKASWFNPRNGEYTFIDEFKNEGTQVFLPQGGQHNGNDWVLVLESIK; this is encoded by the coding sequence ATGATGAACCTTTTACGCCAATCCATTTTTGCAAGCCTGATCAGTTGTTCGGTAATATCTTGTGCTACTCCTGAGCAGAGTAATTCTATGCAAGCATTGAAGGTCTCTGAAAATGGCAGATACTTAACCTTGGCTGATGGAGAACCTTTCTTCTGGCTAGGGGACACGGGCTGGTTATTGTTTAATAAACTTGACCGTGAGGAAGCAGAAAATTACCTGGAGGATAGAAAAGGGAAGGGATTCAATGTAATTCAAGCGATGGTTCTGCATACGGTTCCCTCTGTGAATAGCTATGGAGATTCTTCACTTGTTGCAGGTGATCTGTCGAAACCAAAAATTACCCCAGGCTCCAATCCAGATCAGGAAGAAGAATACGATTATTGGGATCATGTGGATTTCATAATTGATAAGGCAGCTGAAAAAGGATTGTATATGGCAGTTGTACCTGTTTGGGGCACGCCTGTAAAAGATGGTAAAGTAACTGCTGCACAAGCTAAGGCCTATGGAACATTTTTGGCCAACCGGTGGAAGGATAAATCAAATATTATTTGGTTAAATGGTGGAGATATTAAAGGTAGTGATGGAAAAGAAGTATGGCTAGATCTTGGAAAAACCATTAAATCCATTGATAAAAACCATTTAATGACTTTTCATCCCCGTGGAAGAACTGCTTCTTCTGATTGGTTCCATCAAGAGCCATGGTTGGATTTCAATATGGTGCAATCTGGCCACCGTCGATATGATCAAGACACCTCCGCCAAAGAAAAAAAACACTATGGTGAGGATAATTGGCGCTATATGGAAGATGATTGGGCTTTGAAACCTGCCCGTCCGACCATTGACGGTGAACCTTCCTACGAAGGTATCCCGCACGGTTTACATGATGTTAATGAGAAACGATGGGGTGACGCTGATGTTCGACGATATGGATATTGGTCTGTTTTTGCTGGTGCTTTTGGGTATACCTATGGGCAGAATTCAGTTATGCAGATGCATTCCGCTGCAGATACAACCACGGCATTCGGTTCCAACGAACTCTGGACAGTCGGCCTACAAGCCCCTGGAGCAAGCCAGATGAAATACCTAAAAGAATTAATGGAATCCCGTAAAGATTATTTTAACCGCATTCCAGATCAGTCGTTAATTGCGGAAAATGGGTCAAAATATGATCGATTGGTTGCTACACGGACAGACTCGTATGCCTTAATCTATAACTATACAGGGCGAGAAATGAAAATCAATATGGGGAAGATTCAAGGTGATAATGTTAAAGCGTCCTGGTTTAACCCAAGAAATGGTGAATATACTTTTATCGATGAATTTAAGAATGAAGGGACCCAGGTTTTTTTACCCCAAGGTGGACAGCACAATGGAAATGATTGGGTACTGGTTTTGGAATCCATAAAGTAA
- a CDS encoding glycoside hydrolase family 43 protein, with protein sequence MIKKYYYQLICCLGLGLFMNSCQKDVYMFSSFHEPADEGLRYLYSYDGYNWNEIDGIYLAPTLGSQKIMRDPSIIRDKKGTYHLVWTIAWKGEKGIGYASSADLITWENQRIIPVMEHEPTTVNVWAPEWFYDEATGEYMIIWASTIPGRYPKGVEEENNNHRMYYTSTRDFKTFTPTQLFADPGFSIIDAVILRKQKDEYVLVLKDNTRPNRNLKVAFSDNAKGPFLNITAPFSAYLTEGPSVLKVKDEWLIYFDSYGSKKYEAVSTKDFKSFESINNKIHIPEGHKHGTIFHATTKDLNKVLKASKLKN encoded by the coding sequence ATGATTAAAAAATATTATTATCAGTTGATTTGTTGTTTGGGATTGGGACTGTTCATGAACTCTTGCCAAAAGGATGTATACATGTTCAGTTCCTTCCATGAACCTGCTGATGAAGGTCTAAGGTACTTATATAGTTACGATGGGTATAACTGGAATGAAATTGATGGAATCTATTTAGCACCTACGTTAGGCTCCCAAAAAATTATGCGTGATCCATCAATAATCAGGGATAAGAAAGGAACATATCATTTGGTATGGACCATCGCATGGAAAGGTGAAAAGGGAATTGGGTACGCTTCTTCCGCAGATCTTATCACTTGGGAGAATCAACGCATAATACCAGTGATGGAACATGAACCCACTACGGTAAATGTTTGGGCACCGGAGTGGTTTTATGATGAAGCTACAGGTGAATACATGATTATCTGGGCATCAACAATTCCAGGACGTTATCCAAAAGGTGTTGAAGAGGAAAATAATAATCACCGGATGTATTATACCTCCACTCGGGATTTTAAAACATTCACGCCAACGCAGTTATTCGCCGATCCGGGATTCAGTATCATAGATGCAGTCATCCTAAGGAAACAAAAAGATGAATATGTCTTGGTTTTAAAGGATAATACGCGGCCAAATAGAAATTTAAAAGTTGCATTTTCAGACAACGCAAAGGGTCCGTTTTTAAATATAACTGCCCCATTCTCCGCTTACTTGACAGAGGGACCTTCAGTATTGAAAGTTAAGGATGAATGGTTGATCTATTTTGATTCTTATGGTAGCAAAAAGTATGAAGCTGTCTCGACTAAGGATTTCAAATCATTTGAATCAATTAACAATAAGATTCATATTCCTGAAGGACATAAACATGGGACTATATTCCATGCGACCACTAAGGATTTAAATAAGGTTTTAAAAGCTTCGAAGCTTAAAAATTAA
- a CDS encoding six-hairpin glycosidase gives MKINTKLSCLVMAIIMSNYVHAQDTVRYTGNTLSNVDYHHGQLKPVVGVHNIQVFRANRESPSLAGGHGFTYNHQPFLAFWNNTYYLQFLSNPIGEHIAEGKTLLQQSKDGYTWSSPVELFPPYLVPEGFSKPNHPSKAGKNLYAIMHQRMGFYTAKNGKLLTIGYYGVALDKKDDPNDGNGIGRVVREIKSDGTFGPIYFIRFNSSFDQKQAKFPFYTVSKDKAFKEACDELMADPLMMQQWVEEADRNDPIVPYHRPIKAFAYYHLNNGDVVGLWKHALTSISKDGGKTWAYTPLRAPGFVNSNAKIWGQKTSDGRFATVYNPSEFRWPLAVSTSENGLDYTDLLLINGEITTMRYGGNYKSYGPQYVRGIQEGNGKPKDGAMWLTYSMNKEDMWVAKVPVPIQASVEGTVEDNFTDTNQQAFSLWNIYSPLWAPVRVEGSALVLRDSDPYDYAKAERVIQASKKVKLEFKIQPEQNNTGSLEIDLLNEEGLAAARIIFDDQGAIKTKVGYRDNGVEAYEGGKDYLIGLEVDVPSRSYKISVNGVDKGTRLFFQPVDKICRIAFRTGQVRRFPDANTPTDQDYDVKDAGKKETEAIFKLIQFKAEPRN, from the coding sequence ATGAAAATAAATACTAAATTATCCTGTCTGGTTATGGCGATCATCATGTCTAATTATGTACACGCCCAAGATACGGTAAGATATACCGGTAATACATTATCAAATGTAGATTACCATCATGGCCAATTGAAGCCTGTTGTTGGGGTCCATAATATTCAGGTTTTCCGCGCAAATCGGGAATCACCTTCACTAGCTGGAGGTCATGGATTTACCTATAACCACCAGCCGTTTTTGGCGTTTTGGAATAACACGTACTATCTTCAATTCCTAAGTAACCCCATTGGAGAACATATTGCTGAGGGGAAAACACTATTGCAACAATCGAAAGATGGCTATACTTGGTCATCACCTGTAGAATTGTTTCCGCCATATTTAGTGCCAGAAGGATTTTCTAAGCCCAATCACCCAAGTAAGGCCGGAAAAAACCTGTATGCAATCATGCATCAGCGGATGGGGTTCTACACGGCTAAGAATGGAAAATTATTGACAATTGGTTACTATGGCGTTGCACTGGATAAAAAAGATGACCCGAATGATGGAAATGGTATTGGCCGAGTTGTGCGCGAAATAAAATCTGATGGCACTTTCGGGCCGATCTATTTTATTCGCTTTAATTCATCCTTTGATCAGAAACAGGCGAAATTTCCCTTTTATACAGTGAGCAAGGACAAAGCTTTTAAGGAAGCTTGTGATGAATTAATGGCAGACCCATTGATGATGCAGCAATGGGTGGAAGAAGCTGATCGCAATGATCCGATCGTCCCTTATCACAGACCAATCAAAGCTTTTGCTTATTATCATTTAAACAATGGGGACGTAGTAGGATTATGGAAACATGCTTTGACCTCTATCAGTAAAGATGGCGGCAAAACCTGGGCATATACTCCGTTGCGTGCTCCTGGTTTCGTCAATAGCAATGCAAAAATCTGGGGCCAAAAAACGAGTGATGGCAGATTTGCTACCGTTTATAACCCATCTGAATTCAGGTGGCCGTTAGCCGTATCAACGAGTGAAAACGGATTAGATTATACTGATCTTTTATTGATAAACGGTGAAATTACAACCATGCGGTATGGAGGGAATTATAAATCCTACGGGCCTCAATATGTGCGTGGTATCCAAGAAGGGAATGGCAAGCCTAAGGACGGGGCAATGTGGTTGACATACAGCATGAATAAAGAGGATATGTGGGTCGCAAAAGTTCCTGTTCCAATTCAGGCGAGCGTAGAGGGGACCGTTGAAGATAATTTTACTGATACTAATCAACAGGCATTTTCTCTTTGGAATATTTACAGTCCTCTTTGGGCACCAGTTAGGGTAGAGGGATCTGCACTCGTTCTCCGTGATAGCGACCCCTATGACTATGCAAAGGCAGAACGCGTAATCCAAGCATCGAAAAAAGTTAAACTGGAATTTAAGATTCAACCTGAACAGAATAATACGGGCTCCTTAGAAATTGATTTGCTCAATGAGGAAGGCCTGGCCGCGGCACGCATAATTTTCGATGATCAAGGTGCCATAAAAACTAAGGTTGGTTATCGGGATAACGGCGTGGAAGCGTATGAGGGCGGAAAAGATTATTTGATTGGATTAGAAGTCGACGTGCCTTCCAGATCCTATAAAATAAGTGTAAATGGAGTTGACAAAGGCACAAGATTGTTTTTTCAACCGGTGGATAAAATCTGTCGGATAGCTTTCAGAACTGGTCAAGTTCGGCGGTTCCCTGATGCCAATACACCAACTGATCAAGATTATGACGTAAAGGATGCTGGGAAAAAAGAAACTGAAGCAATATTTAAGCTCATCCAATTTAAAGCTGAACCGAGAAATTAA